A stretch of the Snodgrassella alvi genome encodes the following:
- a CDS encoding RNA-binding S4 domain-containing protein, translating to MNRNNDASTTSMRLDKWLWAARFFKTRALAQKHIELGRVLVNGAKVKNSKNIQVGDSIDLTLNSLPYKIEVQQLNHMRRPASEARLLYSEDESVATKRAELKALKQASQISAAYPDGRPTKRDRRALDKVKRHWED from the coding sequence ATGAACAGAAATAACGATGCCAGCACCACCAGCATGCGACTGGACAAATGGCTATGGGCAGCACGTTTTTTTAAAACCCGAGCCCTGGCTCAGAAACACATCGAGCTCGGACGCGTTTTGGTAAACGGAGCCAAAGTGAAAAACAGTAAAAATATTCAGGTAGGCGACAGTATAGACCTGACGCTTAACTCATTGCCCTATAAAATTGAGGTTCAGCAACTCAATCACATGCGCCGACCCGCCTCTGAAGCACGTTTACTCTACAGCGAAGATGAAAGCGTCGCCACTAAACGTGCAGAACTCAAAGCCCTCAAACAGGCCAGCCAGATAAGTGCTGCTTATCCCGATGGTCGGCCAACCAAACGAGATCGCAGAGCGCTGGATAAGGTAAAAAGACACTGGGAAGACTGA
- the pncB gene encoding nicotinate phosphoribosyltransferase produces the protein MAIDTNRPPIIQSLLDTDLYKFTMLQVVLHQFPQATGVYEFRCRNNHETAYPLGDILEELDWELDRLCQMKFNEDELLYLRSLRFIKSDFVDYMELFQLKRRFISTSIDNNHYLNIRIEGPIIQAMFFEIFVLSIVNELYFRRLETPEIIAEGKRRLKNKAELIHQYANEQQHYGSPFIVSDFGTRRRYRYTWQKHVVKTLREAAPNVFRGTSNVHIAKEFGLIPIGTMAHEFLQAFQALDVRLRDFQKAALEAWVHEYRGDLGIALTDVVGMDAFLRDFDLYFAKLFDGLRHDSGDPYIWGEKAYNHYRKLRIDTRTKMLTFSDGLDLQRAWDLYVHFNKRFKTSFGIGTNFTCDMGLTPLNIVLKLVECNGQSVAKISDSPGKTMSDNSTFLAYLRQVFDIPDINKY, from the coding sequence CACCAGTTTCCACAAGCTACTGGGGTTTATGAATTTCGCTGTCGCAATAACCATGAAACCGCTTACCCGCTTGGGGATATTCTGGAAGAGCTTGACTGGGAATTAGATCGTCTATGCCAGATGAAATTCAACGAAGATGAATTACTATATCTGCGGAGCCTACGCTTCATCAAAAGCGATTTTGTCGACTACATGGAGCTGTTTCAGTTAAAACGTCGGTTTATCAGTACCAGTATCGATAACAACCATTATCTTAATATCCGCATAGAAGGCCCGATCATACAGGCCATGTTTTTTGAGATATTTGTTTTGTCGATAGTCAATGAACTTTACTTCCGTCGTCTAGAAACTCCTGAAATAATTGCTGAAGGAAAACGTCGATTAAAAAATAAAGCTGAGCTGATACACCAATATGCTAATGAACAGCAACATTATGGCTCACCTTTTATCGTTTCCGATTTTGGTACTCGCCGGCGCTATCGTTATACATGGCAAAAACATGTGGTAAAAACCCTTCGCGAAGCCGCTCCCAACGTATTTCGCGGCACCAGCAATGTTCACATAGCCAAAGAATTTGGCCTAATACCTATTGGCACAATGGCACATGAATTCCTTCAGGCCTTTCAGGCGCTGGATGTACGTTTACGTGATTTCCAAAAAGCGGCTCTCGAAGCATGGGTACACGAATATCGCGGCGATTTAGGTATCGCTTTAACTGATGTAGTCGGCATGGATGCTTTCCTGCGCGATTTCGACCTATACTTTGCAAAGCTGTTTGATGGACTACGCCATGACAGCGGCGATCCGTATATCTGGGGTGAAAAAGCCTACAACCATTATCGGAAACTACGCATTGACACTCGTACCAAAATGTTAACATTCAGTGATGGGCTCGACTTACAGCGGGCGTGGGATCTATACGTCCATTTTAACAAACGCTTTAAAACCAGCTTCGGTATCGGTACTAACTTCACCTGTGACATGGGATTGACACCATTAAACATCGTATTAAAACTGGTAGAATGCAATGGCCAGTCTGTAGCCAAAATTTCTGATTCACCTGGCAAAACCATGTCTGATAACAGCACATTTCTGGCTTATTTGCGCCAAGTATTCGATATACCAGATATCAACAAATATTAA